A single Primulina eburnea isolate SZY01 chromosome 11, ASM2296580v1, whole genome shotgun sequence DNA region contains:
- the LOC140804693 gene encoding chlorophyll synthase, chloroplastic-like: protein MASSVNTVYSKRFPSHLSAIIRTPHLPSRSISLSLNRRRRVVRATETDENEDRAPAESGSSINQILGIKGAKQETDKWKIRLQLTKPVTWPPLIWGVACGAAASGNFSWTFEDVAKSVVCMIMSGPCLTGYTQTLNDWYDRDIDAINEPYRPMPSGTISENEVITQIWVLLLAGVGLAGLLDVWAGHSIPVIFYLALGGSLVSYIYSAPPLKLKRNWWIGNFALGASYISLPWWAGQALFGTITLDIVVLTLLYSIAGFGIAIVNDFKSVEGDRKMGLQSFPVAFGSDSAKWICVGAIDITQIFVTGYLLGAGKPYHALALLGLIAPQVFFQFKYFLRDPVKYDVKYQASAQPFLVLGLLVTALATSH, encoded by the exons ATGGCTTCTTCAGTCAACACTGTCTACTCCAAACGATTTCCTTCCCACTTGAGTGCTATAATTAGAACTCCACATCTCCCATCAAGATCAATCTCTCTTTCTCTTAATA GACGGAGGCGTGTGGTGAGAGCCACTGAAACCGATGAAAATGAAG ACAGGGCACCTGCTGAGAGTGGTTCAAGTATCAATCAGATTCTTGGCATAAAAGGAGCCAAGCAAGAAACC GATAAATGGAAAATTCGACTTCAGCTAACTAAGCCTGTAACTTGGCCACCTCTCATCTGGGGCGTAGCATGTGGAGCCGCTGCATCTG GAAACTTCAGCTGGACTTTCGAAGATGTAGCTAAATCAGTTGTTTGTATGATCATGTCTGGTCCATGTCTAACTGGCTACACTCAG ACATTAAATGATTGGTATGATAGAGACATCGATGCTATCAACGAGCCTTATCGTCCAATGCCGTCTGGCACAATATCTGAGAATGAG GTGATTACACAAATATGGGTGCTACTTCTAGCGGGTGTTGGCTTGGCTGGTCTACTAGATGTGTGG GCAGGACACAGTATTCCAGTGATTTTTTACCTTGCTCTTGGTGGATCCTTGGTGTCTTACATCTACTCAGCTCCACCTTTAAAG CTTAAACGAAATTGGTGGATTGGAAATTTCGCCTTGGGAGCAAGCTATATAAGTTTACCTTG GTGGGCAGGTCAAGCTTTGTTCGGGACCATTACGCTTGACATTGTCGTTCTAACGCTTCTGTACAGCATTGCTGGT TTTGGTATCGCAATTGTGAATGACTTCAAGAGTGTTGAAGGAGACAGAAAAATGGGACTGCAG TCATTTCCAGTAGCTTTCGGTTCTGACTCTGCGAAATGGATCTGTGTTGGTGCCATTGACATTACTCAGATATTTGTGACTG GCTATCTACTAGGTGCTGGTAAACCTTATCATGCTTTAGCACTTCTTGGATTGATTGCCCCACAAGTCTTTTTCCAG TTCAAATACTTCCTCAGAGACCCGGTTAAATATGATGTCAAATATCAG GCTAGTGCCCAGCCTTTTCTTGTTCTTGGTCTGTTGGTCACAGCTTTGGCAACCAGCCATTGA
- the LOC140804726 gene encoding ubiquitin-activating enzyme E1 1-like isoform X2 — MLPVKRTTTAAALGVDSESSSLKKHRGLASATSGTAVTYTINMAGGSSNGSNSATNDKSPMSDGKPLEIDEDLHSRQLAVYGRETMRRLFASNILISGLQGLGAEIAKNLILAGVKSVTLHDEGSVELWDLSSSFIFSEEDLGKNRALASVPKLQELNNSVVISTLITELTKDDLSDFQAVVFTNISLEKAIEFDDYCHKHQPPIAFIKSEVRGLFGSVFCDFGPEFTVFDVDGEDPHTGIIASISNDNPALVACVDDERLEFQDGDLVVFSEVRGMAELNDGKPRKIRSARPYSFTIEEDTTNYSAYHRGGIVTQVKEPKVLNFKPLRQALKDPGDYLLSDFSKFDRPPLLHLAFQALDKFIAEFRRFPFAGSEQDAEKLIALVTDINNGQSDGRLEEIDHKLLKNFAFGAKAVLNPMAAMFGGIVGQEVVKACSGKFHPLFQFFYFDSVESLPSEPLDPDDLKPLNCRYDAQISVFGSKLQKKLEDAKVFIVGSGALGCEFLKNVALMGVCCGDEGKLTITDDDVIEKSNLSRQFLFRDWNIGQAKSTVAASAASLINPRLHVEALQNRASPETENVFDDTFWENLSVVINALDNVNARLYIDQRCLYFQKPLLESGTLGAKCNTQMVIPHLTENYGASRDPPEKQAPMCTVHSFPHNIDHCLTWARSEFEGLLEKTPTEVNAYLSNPNEYTSTMKNAGDAQARDTLERVLECLDKDRCDTFQDCITWARFKFEDYFANRVKQLTYTFPEDAATSSGAPFWSAPKRFPRALQFSKYDLSHLQFVLAGAILRAEVFGIPIPDFVKSPEKLGDAVDKVIVPDFLPRKDVKIVTDEKATSLSTASVDDAVIIDELVLKLETCREKLAPGYKMNPIQFEKDDDTNYHMDLIAGLANMRARNYSIPEVDKLKAKFIAGRIIPAIATSTAMATGLVCLELYKVLDGHHKLEDYRNTFANLALPLFSMAEPVPPKVLKHQDMSWTVWDRWIVKDNPTLRELLQWLKNKDLNAYSISFGSCLLFNSMFPRHKERMDRKMVDLVKDVAKAEVPSYRRHFDVVVACEDDEDNDVDIPQLSIYFK, encoded by the exons ATGCTTCCGGTGAAGAGAACCACAACTGCAGCGGCGCTAGGAGTTGATTCCGAGTCCTCTTCCCTGAAGAAGCACCGCGGTCTGGCATCAGCTACGTCTGGAACGGCCGTTACATATACTATCAACATGGCTGGAGGAAGTTCCAATGGGAGTAACAGCGCAACCAACGACAAGTCACCGATGAGCGATGGTAAGCCGCTGGAGATCGACGAGGATCTGCATAGTCGTCAACTCGCTGTCTACGGACGCGAGACCATGCGCCGATTGTTTGCGTCGAACATTCTGATTTCCGGATTGCAAGGCCTGGGCGCCGAAATAG CAAAGAACCTTATCCTTGCTGGTGTTAAATCGGTTACTCTACATGATGAGGGTTCTGTGGAGTTGTGGGATTTGTCTAGCAGTTTTATCTTCTCAGAAGAAGATTTGGGGAAGAACAGGGCTCTTGCTTCTGTCCCCAAACTACAGGAACTCAACAATTCTGTCGTCATTTCTACACTAATTACCGAGTTAACCAAAGATGATCTTTCTGACTTTCAG GCTGTCGTGTTTACAAATATAAGCTTAGAGAAGGCTATTGAATTTGATGATTATTGCCACAAGCATCAGCCTCCAATTGCTTTCATCAAATCTGAAGTTCGAGGTCTCTTTGGAAGTGTATTTTGTGACTTCGGTCCTGAATTTACGGTTTTTGATGTCGATGGTGAGGACCCGCACACAGGCATTATTGCCTCCATTAGCAATGACAATCCTGCCCTCGTGGCTTGTGTCGATGATGAGAGGCTTGAATTTCAGGATGGAGATTTAGTTGTATTTTCTGAAGTGCGAGGGATGGCAGAATTGAATGATGGAAAaccaagaaaaattagaagtgctAGGCCTTATTCTTTCACCATTGAAGAGGATACTACTAATTATTCTGCTTATCACAGAGGTGGAATTGTCACACAAGTAAAGGAACCTAAAGTGTTAAATTTCAAGCCATTGCGACAGGCACTCAAGGATCCTGGTGATTACCTTCTGAGTGACTTTTCCAAATTTGACCGGCCACCTCTTCTTCACTTGGCTTTTCAAGCTCTGGACAAGTTCATAGCTGAGTTTCGGCGTTTCCCTTTTGCTGGATCTGAGCAAGATGCCGAGAAATTAATAGCTTTAGTTACTGATATTAATAATGGTCAATCTGATGGTAGATTAGAAGAGATTGACCACAAGCTGCTAAAGAACTTTGCTTTTGGTGCCAAGGCTGTGTTAAACCCTATGGCTGCCATGTTTGGTGGTATTGTTGGTCAGGAAGTTGTGAAGGCTTGCTCGGGGAAGTTCCATCCACTTTTTCAG TTCTTCTATTTCGACTCTGTTGAATCTCTTCCATCAGAACCCTTGGATCCAGATGATTTAAAACCCTTGAATTGTCGTTACGATGCTCAAATCTCTGTATTTGGGTCTAAGCTACAGAAGAAACTGGAGGATGCCAAAGTTTTCATAGTGGGGTCTGGTGCACTGGGCtgtgaatttttgaaaaatgtagCTTTGATGGGAGTCTGTTGCGGTGATGAAGGAAAATTAACTATTACTGATGATGATGTTATAGAGAAGAGCAACCTTAGCAGGCAGTTTCTTTTCCGCGATTGGAACATTGGCCAGGCAAAGTCAACAGTTGCTGCCTCAGCCGCCTCTCTGATCAACCCTCGTCTTCATGTTGAAGCTCTACAAAATCGTGCTAGCCCTGAGACTGAAAACGTATTCGATGACACATTCTGGGAGAACTTGAGTGTTGTCATCAATGCTTTAGATAATGTAAATGCCAGGCTTTACATTGATCAGAGGTGTTTGTACTTCCAGAAACCTCTTCTTGAGTCAGGAACCTTGGGTGCCAAGTGCAACACTCAGATGGTAATTCCACACCTTACTGAAAACTATGGTGCATCAAGGGACCCACCAGAAAAACAGGCGCCTATGTGCACTGTGCATTCATTTCCGCACAACATTGATCACTGTTTAACATGGGCTAGGTCAGAATTTGAGGGCTTGCTTGAGAAGACGCCAACTGAGGTTAATGCATATCTAAGTAATCCAAATGAGTATACATCCACTATGAAAAATGCTGGTGATGCTCAGGCTCGAGACACTTTGGAACGAGTTCTTGAATGCCTTGACAAGGACAGATGTGACACATTCCAGGACTGCATTACTTGGGCTCGTTTCAA GTTTGAGGATTACTTTGCAAACCGGGTGAAGCAGCTGACATATACATTCCCTGAAGATGCTGCTACTAGTAGTGGAGCTCCATTCTGGTCTGCACCAAAACGATTTCCACGAGCACTCCAGTTTTCCAAGTACGACTTGAGCCATCTTCAGTTTGTCCTGGCAGGAGCCATATTAAGAGCAGAAGTTTTTGGCATACCAATTCCGGACTTCGTGAAGTCGCCTGAGAAGTTGGGTGATGCTGTTGACAAAGTGATTGTCCCTGACTTCTTACCGAGGAAAGATGTGAAAATTGTGACAGATGAGAAAGCTACCAGTCTTTCGACGGCATCTGTGGATGATGCTGTTATCATTGATGAGTTGGTCCTGAAGCTTGAAACGTGCAGGGAAAAATTGGCCCCGGGATATAAAATGAATCCTATTCAGTTTGAAAAG GACGATGACACCAACTATCATATGGACCTGATAGCTGGGCTTGCCAACATGAGGGCAAGAAACTACAGCATTCCTGAAGTCGATAAACTGAAAGCCAAATTTATTGCTGGCAGAATTATTCCTGCGATTGCAACCTCCACAGCAATGGCCACAGGCCTTGTTTGCCTGGAGTTGTATAAGGTTCTTGATGGGCATCATAAACTGGAAGACTACCGCAACACATTTGCAAATCTTGCGCTTCCTTTATTTTCCATGGCTGAGCCAGTCCCTCCCAAAGTCCTTAAACATCAAGACATGAGCTGGACCGTTTGGGACAGATGGATCGTGAAAGACAACCCTACTCTGAGAGAGCTACTTCAGTGGCTCAAGAATAAAGACCTAAATGCATACAGTATATCCTTCGGAAGCTGCTTGCTCTTCAATAGTATGTTTCCAAGGCACAAGGAGCGGATGGATCGGAAGATGGTGGATCTGGTGAAGGATGTGGCCAAAGCTGAGGTGCCTTCATATCGACGTCATTTCGATGTTGTTGTAGCTTGTGAGGATGACGAAGACAATGATGTTGACATCCCTCAACTTTCGATATACTTCAAGTAG
- the LOC140804726 gene encoding ubiquitin-activating enzyme E1 1-like isoform X1 produces the protein MVNSNSSLDFMLPVKRTTTAAALGVDSESSSLKKHRGLASATSGTAVTYTINMAGGSSNGSNSATNDKSPMSDGKPLEIDEDLHSRQLAVYGRETMRRLFASNILISGLQGLGAEIAKNLILAGVKSVTLHDEGSVELWDLSSSFIFSEEDLGKNRALASVPKLQELNNSVVISTLITELTKDDLSDFQAVVFTNISLEKAIEFDDYCHKHQPPIAFIKSEVRGLFGSVFCDFGPEFTVFDVDGEDPHTGIIASISNDNPALVACVDDERLEFQDGDLVVFSEVRGMAELNDGKPRKIRSARPYSFTIEEDTTNYSAYHRGGIVTQVKEPKVLNFKPLRQALKDPGDYLLSDFSKFDRPPLLHLAFQALDKFIAEFRRFPFAGSEQDAEKLIALVTDINNGQSDGRLEEIDHKLLKNFAFGAKAVLNPMAAMFGGIVGQEVVKACSGKFHPLFQFFYFDSVESLPSEPLDPDDLKPLNCRYDAQISVFGSKLQKKLEDAKVFIVGSGALGCEFLKNVALMGVCCGDEGKLTITDDDVIEKSNLSRQFLFRDWNIGQAKSTVAASAASLINPRLHVEALQNRASPETENVFDDTFWENLSVVINALDNVNARLYIDQRCLYFQKPLLESGTLGAKCNTQMVIPHLTENYGASRDPPEKQAPMCTVHSFPHNIDHCLTWARSEFEGLLEKTPTEVNAYLSNPNEYTSTMKNAGDAQARDTLERVLECLDKDRCDTFQDCITWARFKFEDYFANRVKQLTYTFPEDAATSSGAPFWSAPKRFPRALQFSKYDLSHLQFVLAGAILRAEVFGIPIPDFVKSPEKLGDAVDKVIVPDFLPRKDVKIVTDEKATSLSTASVDDAVIIDELVLKLETCREKLAPGYKMNPIQFEKDDDTNYHMDLIAGLANMRARNYSIPEVDKLKAKFIAGRIIPAIATSTAMATGLVCLELYKVLDGHHKLEDYRNTFANLALPLFSMAEPVPPKVLKHQDMSWTVWDRWIVKDNPTLRELLQWLKNKDLNAYSISFGSCLLFNSMFPRHKERMDRKMVDLVKDVAKAEVPSYRRHFDVVVACEDDEDNDVDIPQLSIYFK, from the exons ATGGTGAATTCCAACAGTTCACTGGACTTTATGCTTCCGGTGAAGAGAACCACAACTGCAGCGGCGCTAGGAGTTGATTCCGAGTCCTCTTCCCTGAAGAAGCACCGCGGTCTGGCATCAGCTACGTCTGGAACGGCCGTTACATATACTATCAACATGGCTGGAGGAAGTTCCAATGGGAGTAACAGCGCAACCAACGACAAGTCACCGATGAGCGATGGTAAGCCGCTGGAGATCGACGAGGATCTGCATAGTCGTCAACTCGCTGTCTACGGACGCGAGACCATGCGCCGATTGTTTGCGTCGAACATTCTGATTTCCGGATTGCAAGGCCTGGGCGCCGAAATAG CAAAGAACCTTATCCTTGCTGGTGTTAAATCGGTTACTCTACATGATGAGGGTTCTGTGGAGTTGTGGGATTTGTCTAGCAGTTTTATCTTCTCAGAAGAAGATTTGGGGAAGAACAGGGCTCTTGCTTCTGTCCCCAAACTACAGGAACTCAACAATTCTGTCGTCATTTCTACACTAATTACCGAGTTAACCAAAGATGATCTTTCTGACTTTCAG GCTGTCGTGTTTACAAATATAAGCTTAGAGAAGGCTATTGAATTTGATGATTATTGCCACAAGCATCAGCCTCCAATTGCTTTCATCAAATCTGAAGTTCGAGGTCTCTTTGGAAGTGTATTTTGTGACTTCGGTCCTGAATTTACGGTTTTTGATGTCGATGGTGAGGACCCGCACACAGGCATTATTGCCTCCATTAGCAATGACAATCCTGCCCTCGTGGCTTGTGTCGATGATGAGAGGCTTGAATTTCAGGATGGAGATTTAGTTGTATTTTCTGAAGTGCGAGGGATGGCAGAATTGAATGATGGAAAaccaagaaaaattagaagtgctAGGCCTTATTCTTTCACCATTGAAGAGGATACTACTAATTATTCTGCTTATCACAGAGGTGGAATTGTCACACAAGTAAAGGAACCTAAAGTGTTAAATTTCAAGCCATTGCGACAGGCACTCAAGGATCCTGGTGATTACCTTCTGAGTGACTTTTCCAAATTTGACCGGCCACCTCTTCTTCACTTGGCTTTTCAAGCTCTGGACAAGTTCATAGCTGAGTTTCGGCGTTTCCCTTTTGCTGGATCTGAGCAAGATGCCGAGAAATTAATAGCTTTAGTTACTGATATTAATAATGGTCAATCTGATGGTAGATTAGAAGAGATTGACCACAAGCTGCTAAAGAACTTTGCTTTTGGTGCCAAGGCTGTGTTAAACCCTATGGCTGCCATGTTTGGTGGTATTGTTGGTCAGGAAGTTGTGAAGGCTTGCTCGGGGAAGTTCCATCCACTTTTTCAG TTCTTCTATTTCGACTCTGTTGAATCTCTTCCATCAGAACCCTTGGATCCAGATGATTTAAAACCCTTGAATTGTCGTTACGATGCTCAAATCTCTGTATTTGGGTCTAAGCTACAGAAGAAACTGGAGGATGCCAAAGTTTTCATAGTGGGGTCTGGTGCACTGGGCtgtgaatttttgaaaaatgtagCTTTGATGGGAGTCTGTTGCGGTGATGAAGGAAAATTAACTATTACTGATGATGATGTTATAGAGAAGAGCAACCTTAGCAGGCAGTTTCTTTTCCGCGATTGGAACATTGGCCAGGCAAAGTCAACAGTTGCTGCCTCAGCCGCCTCTCTGATCAACCCTCGTCTTCATGTTGAAGCTCTACAAAATCGTGCTAGCCCTGAGACTGAAAACGTATTCGATGACACATTCTGGGAGAACTTGAGTGTTGTCATCAATGCTTTAGATAATGTAAATGCCAGGCTTTACATTGATCAGAGGTGTTTGTACTTCCAGAAACCTCTTCTTGAGTCAGGAACCTTGGGTGCCAAGTGCAACACTCAGATGGTAATTCCACACCTTACTGAAAACTATGGTGCATCAAGGGACCCACCAGAAAAACAGGCGCCTATGTGCACTGTGCATTCATTTCCGCACAACATTGATCACTGTTTAACATGGGCTAGGTCAGAATTTGAGGGCTTGCTTGAGAAGACGCCAACTGAGGTTAATGCATATCTAAGTAATCCAAATGAGTATACATCCACTATGAAAAATGCTGGTGATGCTCAGGCTCGAGACACTTTGGAACGAGTTCTTGAATGCCTTGACAAGGACAGATGTGACACATTCCAGGACTGCATTACTTGGGCTCGTTTCAA GTTTGAGGATTACTTTGCAAACCGGGTGAAGCAGCTGACATATACATTCCCTGAAGATGCTGCTACTAGTAGTGGAGCTCCATTCTGGTCTGCACCAAAACGATTTCCACGAGCACTCCAGTTTTCCAAGTACGACTTGAGCCATCTTCAGTTTGTCCTGGCAGGAGCCATATTAAGAGCAGAAGTTTTTGGCATACCAATTCCGGACTTCGTGAAGTCGCCTGAGAAGTTGGGTGATGCTGTTGACAAAGTGATTGTCCCTGACTTCTTACCGAGGAAAGATGTGAAAATTGTGACAGATGAGAAAGCTACCAGTCTTTCGACGGCATCTGTGGATGATGCTGTTATCATTGATGAGTTGGTCCTGAAGCTTGAAACGTGCAGGGAAAAATTGGCCCCGGGATATAAAATGAATCCTATTCAGTTTGAAAAG GACGATGACACCAACTATCATATGGACCTGATAGCTGGGCTTGCCAACATGAGGGCAAGAAACTACAGCATTCCTGAAGTCGATAAACTGAAAGCCAAATTTATTGCTGGCAGAATTATTCCTGCGATTGCAACCTCCACAGCAATGGCCACAGGCCTTGTTTGCCTGGAGTTGTATAAGGTTCTTGATGGGCATCATAAACTGGAAGACTACCGCAACACATTTGCAAATCTTGCGCTTCCTTTATTTTCCATGGCTGAGCCAGTCCCTCCCAAAGTCCTTAAACATCAAGACATGAGCTGGACCGTTTGGGACAGATGGATCGTGAAAGACAACCCTACTCTGAGAGAGCTACTTCAGTGGCTCAAGAATAAAGACCTAAATGCATACAGTATATCCTTCGGAAGCTGCTTGCTCTTCAATAGTATGTTTCCAAGGCACAAGGAGCGGATGGATCGGAAGATGGTGGATCTGGTGAAGGATGTGGCCAAAGCTGAGGTGCCTTCATATCGACGTCATTTCGATGTTGTTGTAGCTTGTGAGGATGACGAAGACAATGATGTTGACATCCCTCAACTTTCGATATACTTCAAGTAG
- the LOC140804491 gene encoding protein NODULATION SIGNALING PATHWAY 2-like, with protein sequence MMQPEILMPSGPIFNLTCSNQYMTYNQEMDFFDIDDPDFSSSFATHEESSVISSNSYDQTMFQDEFLDLQNLCDEYQIISSVEGLETISSAEFMEIGEWINETDDGNSRPPSGDQELSCFVSFEPGENLVFGMSMSLAGTEMELDDELRLHHLLRAHAEATENGEKDLAEVLVKSMDEKSSAMGSTMERVAFSLFQFKEKRTEYLRLESIKNSIEAFMVFYQGLPIGRFAHLTANSAIIEAMPSDAAEVHVIDFDIGEGIQWAPLMEALSWKNKSLKLTSVKLEGECASSFWDIEETKKMLQGHAKQCNCKLQIEEKSTEDVVNEITRMNKRGEGREWLVFNCMVGLPHMARRRQRSQVLEFLKVAKELLSKFAGILTLGDGEEGYGLNTCSSYQSFFDKLLRHYQALFESLEKNLPSYMAAARTTIESLFLAPFMSPLDWFQDWEEMMKSYNVQEGIGLAGRELSKESLAEAEEMVNEREGAFKVKVEGYREHEMVLEWKDTPLVRVSTWM encoded by the coding sequence ATGATGCAGCCAGAAATACTTATGCCATCTGGGCCAATCTTTAATCTAACATGCTCAAACCAATACATGACTTACAATCAAGAAATGGACTTTTTTGATATTGATGACCCTGATTTCTCCTCTTCATTTGCTACTCATGAGGAATCCTCTGTCATTTCTTCGAACTCGTATGATCAAACCATGTTCCAAGATGAGTTTCTTGATCTTCAAAATCTTTGTGATGAGTATCAGATCATCTCATCGGTAGAGGGATTGGAGACTATTTCAAGTGCAGAATTCATGGAAATTGGCGAGTGGATAAACGAGACTGACGATGGGAATTCTCGCCCTCCATCCGGGGATCAAGAATTGAGTTGTTTTGTTTCCTTTGAACCTGGTGAGAACTTGGTGTTTGGCATGTCAATGAGTTTGGCTGGGACGGAGATGGAATTGGACGATGAATTACGCCTGCATCACTTGCTAAGGGCGCACGCAGAGGCTACAGAGAATGGAGAAAAGGATCTAGCAGAAGTTCTTGTCAAATCCATGGATGAGAAAAGCAGTGCCATGGGGAGCACCATGGAGCGCGTCGCATTCAGTTTGTTCCAGTTCAAGGAAAAGCGAACTGAATACTTGAGACTCGAGTCAATCAAGAACTCGATTGAAGCTTTCATGGTGTTCTATCAAGGGCTTCCAATTGGGAGGTTTGCTCATCTAACGGCGAATTCGGCTATCATCGAAGCTATGCCGAGTGATGCAGCAGAAGTGCATGTAATAGACTTCGATATTGGAGAAGGGATTCAATGGGCACCGTTAATGGAAGCTTTGAGCTGGAAGAACAAGTCCCTGAAGCTCACATCGGTGAAATTAGAGGGCGAATGCGCCTCTTCTTTTTGGGACATTGAGGAAACAAAGAAAATGCTTCAAGGTCACGCTAAACAATGTAACTGTAAActtcaaattgaagaaaaaagTACGGAGGATGTAGTGAATGAAATAACAAGAATGAACAAAAGAGGAGAAGGGAGAGAATGGTTGGTGTTCAATTGCATGGTGGGATTGCCCCACATGGCAAGGAGGCGGCAAAGATCTCAAGTCTTGGAATTCCTCAAAGTAGCCAAGGAATTATTATCAAAATTTGCAGGAATATTGACACTCGGTGATGGTGAAGAAGGGTATGGCTTGAATACTTGTTCAAGCTATCAGTCATTCTTTGACAAACTTTTGAGGCATTATCAAGCGCTTTTTGAATCATTGGAGAAGAATCTCCCAAGTTACATGGCTGCGGCAAGAACCACCATAGAAAGTCTTTTTCTTGCACCTTTTATGAGCCCTCTTGATTGGTTTCAAGACTGGGAAGAGATGATGAAGAGCTACAATGTTCAAGAAGGAATTGGGTTGGCAGGCCGGGAGTTGAGCAAAGAAAGCTTGGCGGAAGCCGAGGAAATGGTTAATGAAAGAGAGGGGGCATTTAAGGTCAAAGTTGAAGGTTATAGAGAACATGAGATGGTTTTGGAATGGAAGGATACGCCATTAGTAAGAGTTTCCACTTGGATGTGA
- the LOC140805177 gene encoding LOW QUALITY PROTEIN: dnaJ protein ERDJ3A-like (The sequence of the model RefSeq protein was modified relative to this genomic sequence to represent the inferred CDS: inserted 2 bases in 1 codon) encodes MKACLGLLIIAAGLLLIISCESKKLDPYKVLGVDRSASQREIQKAFHKLSLQYHPDKNKNKGAQEKFAEINNAYDILSDEQKRKNYDLFGDEKGNHGFDTETSGDHGGYTYXSLGGRPGESGFNFGPGGQGGSKSFSFSFGGDPGYGGQSSFGFGLNDIFSNLFGGGKGGGSQFGGFGSSSRSQYGGRGSDKSILSVNSKFYKKEINDRGMSWLLLFYSPNLQGKQYYESVIEEVAAPLMGALKVGSINCESETSFCKELGVHLGRAPKVYVYSYSKGESGSLVEYNGDLDVKGLKSFCQDNLPKISMGVNLSQFKVAAEAVTLPKVMLLSTKKNTPVIWRALSGLYHNRFAFYNAVVHDVSDPSVRALGVDSLPAIVGWLSNGEKVILKSGVVVKDLKSAVQDLSGLLENFEKKNKKVASSKTNHPESGENRIRFLTGSNVHDICGDGSPVCLIGAFRSSQARDNLQTILQSVSQKSFSRKQTAASGPSTSISYSLLDATKHQSFLNAFEKSGFKSSHKFLVAYKPKRGTFATFQGDITEEAVENFIISILNADVRFTKTKQKPILK; translated from the exons ATGAAGGCTTGTTTGGGACTGCTGATTATTGCCGCTGGATTGCTGCTAATTATATCTTGTGAATCAAAAAAGCTTGATCCTTACAAG GTACTTGGGGTTGATCGCAGTGCGAGTCAACGCGAAATTCAGAAAGCTTTTCACAA ACTATCACTCCAATATCATCCAGACAAAAATAAGAATAAGGGTGCCCAAGAGAAGTTTGCTGAGATTAATAACG CATATGACATATTATCTGACGAACAGAAGAGGAAAAACTATGATCTTTTTGGGGATGAAAAAGGAAACCATGGATTTGATACTGAAACTTCTGGAGATCATGGTGGATATACCTA TTCACTAGGTGGCAGGCCCGGAGAGAGTGGGTTTAATTTTGGGCCTGGTGGACAGGGAGGTTCAAAGTCATTCTCGTTTTCTTTTGGCGGTGATCCTGGTTATGGTGGGCAAAGCTCATTTGGTTTtggtttaaatgatatattttcCAATCTTTTCGGAGGCGGCAAGGGAGGAGGGAGTCAGTTTGGTGGTTTTGGTAGTTCAAGTAGGTCTCAATACGGAGGTCGGGGTTCTGATAAGAGCATTTTATCTGTAAATTCAAAATTCTATAAGAAAGAAATAAATGACAGAGGGATGAGTTGGCTCTTGTTATTTTACTCTCCCAATCTCCAAGGAAAACAATATTATGAATCTGTTATAGAGGAGGTAGCCGCTCCGCTGATGGGAGCATTGAAG GTTGGAAGCATAAACTGTGAATCTGAAACCTCATTTTGCAAGGAGCTAGGTGTACATTTAGGCAGAGCTCCAAAGGTTTATGTTTATTCGTACTCAAAAGGTGAAAGTGGCTCTTTGGTCGAGTACAATGGTGATTTAGATGTGAAAGGCCTAAAAAGTTTTTGTCAAGACAATTTACCCAAAATTTCAATGGGCGTCAACTTGAGTCAGTTCAAAGTTGCTGCTGAAGCCGTAACATTGCCCAAAGTGATGCTTTTGTCTACGAAGAAAAATACTCCTGTCATCTGGCGGGCACTTAGTGGCTTGTACCACAATCGCTTTGCATTCTACAATGCAGTG GTTCACGACGTTTCTGATCCTTCTGTGAGGGCGCTAGGGGTCGATTCACTTCCTGCTATCGTCGGCTGGCTATCAAATGGGGAGAAAGTGATTCTCAAATCTGGGGTAGTCGTGAAAGATTTAAAATCTGCTGTTCAAGACCTCAGCGGTTTACTTGAAAATTTTGAGAAGAAAAACAAGAAGGTTGCTTCATCCAAAACAAACCATCCTGAATCAGGAGAAAATCGCATACGCTTTCTCACAGGATCAAACGTTCATGATATATGTGGAGATGGATCTCCCGTCTGCTTAATTGGCGCGTTCAGGTCATCCCAAGCAAGGGACAACCTTCAAACAATTTTACAATCT GTGTCTCAAAAATCATTCTCCAGAAAACAGACTGCAGCCTCTGGTCCGAGTACCTCAATTTCCTACTCTCTCCTCGATGCTACCAAGCACCAATCATTCTTAAATGCTTTCGAGAAATCAGGTTTCAAGTCATCACACAAATTCTTGGTGGCCTACAAACCAAAGAGAGGAACATTTGCTACGTTTCAAGGTGACATAACTGAAGAAGCAGTAGAGAATTTTATAATTTCGATACTAAACGCTGATGTACGGTTTACCAAGACAAAACAAAAGCCTATTCTGAAATGA